The following is a genomic window from Candidatus Aminicenantes bacterium.
GCATGTCATGGCTCGGCCGGCTGACCTTGACCACCACCAGGCCGGGACCGGCGATTTCCGCGGCCCGGACGATGGCGCGATCGGTCCCTTCCATGGCTTCCACCGCCACGACGGCCCGGTTCTTGACGCAAACGGTCTGGCCGATATCCAGGGCGGCGATCCCCCAGGCTTTCTGCCAGCCGAATTCCATGTCGCGCGCCAGGCCGGCGCCGATGCGGCGCCGCGGTGTGTAATTTTTTTCGGCCACCAGGTATTCCTTCAGAAAAAACGTGGAATCGATGATTTCGATCCCTTCGCCCCAAAAAAAATCGGCCAGGGTGGCCAGCAGCGAGGTGGTGGTCTTGTCCTTGACTTTGGCCAGGAAACGGATGAACTTGCCGTCCGCCTTCCAGATGGAGAATATCGCCGCATGCCTCACCCGCCCTACCATCAGGGCCTGGCGCACACCGTGCTTCCTGAAAAAACGGATGACGGCGCCCAGCTGGCCGATGGAGAACTCGGCCCAGGCATCGGCCTCGCCGGCCAATTCGGGAACGG
Proteins encoded in this region:
- the lpxI gene encoding UDP-2,3-diacylglucosamine diphosphatase LpxI (LpxI, functionally equivalent to LpxH, replaces it in LPS biosynthesis in a minority of bacteria.), whose product is MAETIGFIAGESQLPLLAVREAHRQGKQVAVAAVKGLTVPELAGEADAWAEFSIGQLGAVIRFFRKHGVRQALMVGRVRHAAIFSIWKADGKFIRFLAKVKDKTTTSLLATLADFFWGEGIEIIDSTFFLKEYLVAEKNYTPRRRIGAGLARDMEFGWQKAWGIAALDIGQTVCVKNRAVVAVEAMEGTDRAIVRAAEIAGPGLVVVKVSRPSHDMRFDVPVVGQSTMALLKECRAAAFVLEAGKTLMLDSQRVLDLARQGKIVVLGRT